From Etheostoma cragini isolate CJK2018 chromosome 14, CSU_Ecrag_1.0, whole genome shotgun sequence, the proteins below share one genomic window:
- the LOC117956836 gene encoding CMP-N-acetylneuraminate-beta-galactosamide-alpha-2,3-sialyltransferase 1-like, with the protein MKSKERAIIFLLCVTTLCVSWRGFMPCNLPRDQSLCACERCLSEDDPWFKKRFNKSVEPFLSANYNLSDDDFNWWKCLQSEKGNYSTFRATVARLFLTVPPSPDVLESSPDRCRTCAVVGNSVNLRRSHYGPIIDIHDIIIRMNTGQMKGYEADVGTRTTHHVMYPESSVDLDNTTHLVLAPFKIKDLEWLTKALTTGFKGRSYAPVKSKIKSNMDLVMVLNPAFIRYVHNTWLKKKGNYPSTGFLALVLALHMCDEVSVFGYGADSDGNWSHYWEELKNKKLKTGGHSGNTEFEMIQELDERQKLKFYTGF; encoded by the exons ATGAAATCAAAAGAAAGGGCCATCAttttcctgctgtgtgtgactactctctgtgtgtcttgGAGAGGATTTATGCCATGTAACCTGCCTCGGGACCAAAGCCTCTGTGCTTGTGAGCGATGTTTATCCGAAGATGATCCGTGGTTTAAGAAGCGTTTCAACAAATCTGTTGAACCATTTTTGTCGGCCAACTACAACCTCTCCGATGACGATTTCAACTGGTGGAAG TGCTTACAGAGTGAAAAGGGAAACTACAGTACCTTCAGAGCAACAGTGGCCAGGCTGTTTCTGACGGTTCCACCCAGTCCAGATGTTCTAGAGTCCAGCCCTGACCGCTGCAGGACTTGTGCTGTGGTGGGGAATTCTGTTAATTTGAGGAGATCACATTATGGACCTATCATAGATATACATGACATCATCATAAG AATGAACACTGGTCAAATGAAAGGCTATGAAGCGGATGTTGGGACCAGAACAACTCATCATGTCATGTATCCAGAGAGTTCTGTGGATTTAGATAACACCACCCATCTTGTGCTGGCTCCATTTAAGATAAAGGATCTTGAGTGGCTCACAAAGGCCCTCACCACAGGATTCAAAGGACG ATCATATGCACCagtaaaatcaaaaatcaaatctAATATGGATTTG GTGATGGTCCTGAATCCTGCTTTTATAAGGTATGTTCATAACACGTGGCTGAAAAAGAAGGGTAATTACCCCTCCACTGGCTTTCTGGCTTTGGTTCTTGCCCTACATATGTGTGACGAG GTCAGTGTGTTTGGCTATGGAGCAGACAGCGATGGAAACTGGAGTCATTACTGGGAagaactcaaaaacaaaaagttaaaaactggAGGACATTCTGGAAATACAGAGTTTGAAATGATCCAAGAGCTGGATGAGCGACAGAAACTCAAGTTTTACACAGGATTCTGA